One Tetrapisispora phaffii CBS 4417 chromosome 3, complete genome DNA segment encodes these proteins:
- the HIS1 gene encoding ATP phosphoribosyltransferase (similar to Saccharomyces cerevisiae HIS1 (YER055C); ancestral locus Anc_7.232) codes for MDLVNHLNDRLLFAIPKKGRLYQKCVDILKGSDIKFNRSQRLDIALSTNLPVALIFLPAADIPRFVGEGKCDLGITGVDQVRESQVDVNVAIDLRFGSCKLQVQVPANGDVTEPKQLIGKTIVSSFTKLTEDYFAKLENTTVDKMTTKVKYVSGSVEASCALGVADAIVDLVESGETMRAAGLIDIDTVLETSASLIESKQPKSDPELIQTIKARIEGVMAAQAFVYCTYNALESKLPEFFKITPGRKAPTVSKISDAENKWVSVSVMIERNSKGNILDKLKANGATDIMVFEIQNCRI; via the coding sequence ATGGATTTAGTCAACCACTTGAACGATAGATTATTATTTGCGATCCCTAAGAAAGGTCGtttatatcaaaaatgTGTTGATATCTTAAAGGGTTCAGacattaaattcaatagaTCCCAAAGATTGGATATTGCACTATCTACTAATTTGCCTGTCGCTTTGATTTTCTTGCCAGCTGCAGATATTCCAAGATTTGTGGGTGAAGGTAAATGTGATTTAGGTATCACCGGTGTTGACCAAGTAAGAGAATCACAAGTTGATGTCAACGTTGCCATTGACTTGCGATTTGGTTCTTGTAAATTACAAGTGCAAGTCCCAGCTAATGGTGATGTTACTGAGCCAAAACAATTGATAGGTAAGACAATCGTATCAAGTTTCACAAAATTGACAGAAGACTATTTTGCTAAATTAGAAAACACAACTGTTGACAAGATGACAACAAAGGTAAAATACGTCAGTGGTTCTGTTGAAGCCTCTTGTGCATTAGGCGTTGCTGATGCTATTGTTGATTTGGTTGAAAGTGGTGAAACTATGAGAGCGGCCGGTTTGATTGATATCGACACTGTTTTAGAAACTAGTGCCAGTCTAATCGAATCTAAACAACCAAAGAGCGACCCAGAGCTGATCCAAACTATAAAAGCCAGAATTGAAGGTGTGATGGCAGCACAAGCATTTGTTTACTGTACATACAATGCTTTGGAATCCAAATTGCcagaatttttcaaaattacaCCAGGTAGAAAAGCTCCAACTGTATCTAAAATTAGTGATGCTGAAAACAAATGGGTTTCTGTCTCTGTAATGATTGAACGTAACTCTAAGGGtaatattttagataaattaaaagcAAACGGTGCGACTGATATTATGGTCTTTGAAATCCAAAACTGTCGTATCTAG